A DNA window from Hordeum vulgare subsp. vulgare chromosome 1H, MorexV3_pseudomolecules_assembly, whole genome shotgun sequence contains the following coding sequences:
- the LOC123425889 gene encoding U1 small nuclear ribonucleoprotein A: protein MSGEAAAGGGGEANGVQPNVTIYINNLNEKIKLDALKKSLNAVFSQFGKIIEVLAFKTLKHKGQAWVVFEDVASATEALKRMQDFPFYDKPMKIQYAKTKSDVVAKADGTFVPREKRKRNDEKPEKKQKREQHHDVNQAGVGMHAYPGAYGAPPLSQLPFGAGPKVMMPEIIVPNNILFVQELPHDATALMLQMFFCQYPGFKEVRMIEAKPGIAFVEYGDEGQATAAMNLLQGFKIKENPMRITYAKK from the exons ATGAGCggcgaggcggcggccggcggcggcggggaggcgAACGGCGTCCAGCCAAACGTGACCATCTACATCAATAACCTCAACGAGAAGATCAAACTCGACG CACTTAAGAAGTCCCTCAATGCGGTTTTCTCCCAGTTTGGGAAAATCATTGAGGTGCTTGCTTTTAAGACTTTGAAGCATAAAGGGCAAGCATGGGTCGTGTTCGAAGATGTTGCATCAGCAACCGaggctttgaagaggatgcaagaTTTCCCCTTCTATGACAAACCCATG AAAATTCAATATGCCAAGACCAAGTCAGATGTTGTAGCAAAAGCTGATGGCACCTTCGTACCTCGAGAAAAAAGGAAGAGGAATGATGAGAAAC CTGAAAAGAAGCAGAAGCGTGAGCAGCACCACGATGTTAACCAGGCTGGCGTGGGCATGCATGCCTATCCTGGTGCTTATGGGGCTCCGCCG CTCTCTCAGCTACCTTTTGGTGCGGGACCGAAGGTCATGATGCCAGAGATTATTGTACCAAACAATATTCTCTTCGTCCAAGAACTCCCACACGACGCGACCGCTTTGATGCTGCAGATGTTCTTCTGCCAGTACCCAGGGTTCAAGGAAGTGCGGATGATCGAAGCAAAGCCTGGTATTGCTTTTGTGGAGTATGGAGACGAGGGACAGGCGACCGCAGCCATGAACCTTCTTCAGGGTTTCAAAATCAAAGAGAACCCAATGCGCATCACATATGCGAAGAAGTAA